The genomic stretch AGAACTCCCTTCAATAATCAGCCACGTGATTAAATTAATCTGGCCCTCGACCCTAGTGTGAAATTGTTTGAAGAATGTGAAATGCATTTGGTTTTCGAGTTTTAGGCAAAAACTATATCAACATTCAACATTCGACACCCAGCTTGGCTGTTTAGTTCCTAATTTTAAATATGCTAGCGTGGCACTAGTATCCTAATTATTTCCGAGAGCGGATAGCGATAGCCTATTCCAATAGCGCCACAATATCATAATTGTCAATTAATGGATTCGAAATAAATATTACTCACTCCGTTAGTCAAAACCTAATATGTTTTCCCATTTTAGAATGTCTGCGAATTAgaaatacatttatctttttcctttttagtaaatGAGGCTCATACTCTATAAAATCTTTACCgtcatattctattataaaattaatatacagAGTATAAAAGAGGACTCaaattttactaactttttcactcatttcttttacaaagtcaaataattttttaaaactcatgccgagtCAAAATGTAACAGACAAAGAAAACAATAccttttatattaataaaaatatacagAGATTATGATATTATAAGATAATTAGAAAATAACATAAGTAAATACAAGTAATTAATGTATGCATATAATAATAAAGAATTATAAATAGAAGATAATAGTACGACATTTTATCACATAAAATGCAAAAATTTAAGGATTTTATAAAAGTACAAGAAACTTTTCAAGAATGAatagaattttcaaaataaaaattttcctaGCCTTTTCGTGAGTTTACACTAAATCAATTGACAAATAATGTAGTAGAAAAAGTCTAAGACTAAAACCTTTGTGTAATACATTGGGGCAGTATTTTTGGCTTTTGtgcaaatttaaaaaaaaaaaaccaaatcTAAAATAAAAGATGTGCGGTACTCCGTAACTAATTCTTCACTGGAAAAATGTACTCCATTTAATTGCGTATTAGGTAATGGAGAATAAACAATGTGCAAAACAACATTTTTATTTCCTTAGGGGTATtcagtttgcaagattgtatccgggatTAAACTTGTGGTGTGTTTGGTTAGTAATATTCAATCccacaattcaatcctagatggataatcatgggataattagtcatagctaactccctatgacaaaaataatctcacaactcaatcctagagtgtaccttggtattattttatcttggaaaccgaacatcACCTTAATATAGTACCACCATATGTAAAATATCTACCCATCTGAAGTGTTTTTGCCAAATTACACAAAATGCAAGTATTAAATTGAATTCATGTTATTAGTTGTTAAAACATAATATCcactaaaattgaaattaatgaaaacgacataatttttttatatctaaaataaatgaaCAAAATATTGACATTTTTCGCTAAAATACGTTATAAATGTATAGTTGTAATGCTCAACGGTATACAGATGAGTAAAATATAGACAAATCGCgagttcattttttttgttaagataaacaaaaaatattaaaaagtgaTACCAACATCACTATCTAATccacataaaagaaaataatgtagatcTAGCGATGCATGTACACAAAGCTACCTTTTTAGCCcaaatactagtataaattaATGTGTAAGGAACTAAAAACAAATCATTTTAGTAACTATAGGAGCAACTATGAAATGGGGTGTAGAAGACGATTTCGATTTTCTGGGTATGAAATAGGTTTTTCGAGAtagatttactgaagtaaatgaACAAAGAGTGGAttgagatcaagaagaaagaaaagaaaaataatcagatcaaagaaagaaaaataatcgAAGAGTTTGATTTTCAAATCATCACATTCTTTTCACGCTGATATGGAAGGGCGTTGATAGAAAATGGagtatgtttgttttatttctttatttttatcattgtATTATTATAAGTATGTTTAACTATTGTTTTATTATTCTTATGTTAAGTTTTATGAATACTGTAtaaatgtgttttttatttgtttggtaaTTCACCATTTTATTATTGTGATGTTTTTGTCCtcttaatattttttagttgtatGATAATTAATCTTTAACTATTATCGAAGTGTGTATATTCTTAAAAGCaatattttatttgtctttagTTGCTTAACAAATATTTCTACGTTCATTTTATTTAGTTCATATAATATGTTAATAATGAAAAAAGAATCAAttacaataaattttaaaaataaatttagctTTTATACAGAGAAATTGACTAGAATAGAATCAATTAGCTAGGAGCACAAGAAATTTTCAAAAACAACGTAAATAATATAGGAAGTTCAGAGTGTCTAATAAGCAGTAACAAAGTATATCAAAACGAAGTCTAATAAGTAGTAGCAAAGTATATCAAAACGAagccaataaataaaaatatttaaaattgagTGCTCGGCATTCATAAATACTCCGTGACCACAACATCAAAAAGATTTTCCAATTAAAAGATATTTCAAGATAATATACAATTAAGAAAATTCATGACAGAATAAACCAGAACTTACCTCCATCAACTTTCCAAGGTCAAATTTGGGGGACTTCAAGATCTTAAACTTTCTTATATACACATTCTGCAAGGGGTAGATGCTTGAAGTAGCCTTCTCAATCTCTTTCCCAATTGACTCTGGAATGAACTTCTGAACCAACTCCTTCAGGCTGCAGGACTGTGCTTGGTTAACCATGATCTCACGCATCTTCCGATGAATCTAGAAAATTACAAACAAAACATGTAAGCACATTTTTAATAACAATTAACAAATTGATGATTCATCGTATAAATTATGAAGTCCAATAGAAATGAAATAACAgtatatgaaaattttgaaggTATTTTACCTAGCAAACTTGGCTGGCCTTTGCATAGCATGTAACCTTCTGTTGGTTCACATGCTTCTTAGTGAAGCCAATGCAAAACAACCTCAAAGTGTAGGCATCAGTTGTCTTGACATCAATATGTGCCTCAATAAGCGATTGTCTTTTCCTAACAAGTGATCTCAACTTATCCGTAGTGAAATCCATACCCTACGGACGACAAGTGAACAGCAAAATTTTAAGATAAAAAATGTAGTCAGAGGAAAATACAAGTATAAAACATGTTATGCATATCCAGAAGTTAGTGAGAACATTCTTTCCCTGAACATTCTCGACTCTGAGGCGGATCTTTCTGTAGGCGTGATCCTCGTCGCCTTGAAGATCAGCCAAAGATGCCTCAACAACACGGTGCTTAAGACCTTCTGAGGCGATCTGATAAGAAGAGAAATACCATtaacaaacaaacaacaactAAGGTTGAGAAACTGGTCACTGCGAGTCTGCAACCATTTCTGGTAACAAACAAATCATAAAACTGCACAGAGTTCTTTTTATCAAAACATCATGCACCACAGCTATTTGTTTCAGAATATTCCTTTTTGAGTCGTTCGAGAtaaacatttcaacaaaaaatacTTCCCTTTACAAGACAGATATAAACATTTAATATGCTTCATCATTAATAAACGATCAGTTTATGTTAATTGAGGTCCATTGATTTCTAAAAGTGTACTACTTCCAAAACTGAATTATCCGAACGAGTATAAAACTCTCCATTGCTAGCGAGCAAGACTACTAGCAAATAAAAAGCAAAATATGGATATAACATGAGTGTCTGATTACTAGTGCTAATGTAACACATACATTGTCAAGTCCAGAAGGATAAGCATttaaatcaaaagaataggGTAACAATGGTAATCATCATCGTAGTAAAAATGCAAAATTAAAAGGAACAAAAACTGTACTTTTGTACCCTGAGTACGGGTAATTAGGGTTTGATATCATACCACTCCTTCTTTGCAAACGGATCGACACTACAAGAGCAACAAATAATTTTCAGCACAAGCGCTTCAGTTTGAGAACTTCAAAACGAAATAAATATTCTACTCAAAcggaattttaaaaaaatatgattgGCTCCCAAAAATATAACGGATTTGTGGGCTTTGGTAATGCTAATGGTTTTGTGGGCTTtgggaatttaaaaaaaatatgattggCTCCCAAATATTCTACTTTGAAGAGGTTTTGTGTTTTTCATAATTGGCTCCCAAATATATAACGGATTTGTGGGCTTTGGGTAATGCTAATGGTTTTGTGGGCTTtgggaatttaaaaaaaatgattggcTCCCAAATATTCTACTTTGAAGAGGTTTTGTGTTTTTCATAATTGGCTCCCAAATATATAACGGATTTGTGGGCTTTGGGTAATGCTAATGGTCCACTTATAGTACTTTGTAACCTAATTACGGACAAATGGATGTTGattgaaatttataaaaaagaataaagataATACttctaaatttaaattttaattgaattatattataaattaatttatgacAAAATTTTATATGATTTTGAGCTTGATTCGAAATAATTATACAAGAATATTCAAAGGCACGTGTTTGAAATCTATTTTACTAAATGTAAATCGCGTTAGGCGTTAGCAAACCAAACGTATTTAGAATGTCAagatactatggaaatactgaGAATTTGTGTATGTTACCAACTTATAAtccatatataataaaaaatatatatatagaattgATTAATCTTTTAAAATACACAGACtctaatttgatttcatttgaAGAGTAAATTTGCCACGTTAGTTACAAATTGTCATGTGGGTGGACACATAATTTTTTTGGTAGGAGACTACTATTTTTTTGGTAGGAGACTGCACACTATACTATTTGGGTTGCAAGATTATtatcatgattaaatatatatgtactCCATATTTGGTTCACGAGATTAAGTTATGGACACTTTCtcccaactaaaataatttaccatttaatcctagatggataattaaTGATAATGAGCCATGACAATCAAACTATACGTACGTATAGAGTATCGTTACTTTTAATGCAATCTCCATTCTCttgtaaaatatattaattcaattcaaataaatttgaagttatatttttttctattgtaaatttgaaaagaaaaatcaaatgaaCGAAAAAAGTTCGTCAATTTTTTAGGCCAGAAGTGGCTATAATTATTTGATTCGAAGTGAGTTTCTTTATTGTATTCACCTCACATATTGTATTTACTTGATTTATAATTACAGTTCACACAAATTTGAGGACACGAATGTAAATCATAGTTCACACGTGGTAGTGTTTTAATGAAGTATGCTCAAAATCTTAATAATATGACAAAAATGAGAAGCAAATGGAAATACTAATGGAAGCGAATATGCTATGCCAAGTTGGATTGCAAAGATACTACGCCACGTGTTCACTTCAGATATACATCGCGTGTCTCCTTACCGCTAACCAACACAACCGCCTTTACATCCGGCGCATTATTTCTGATTTATTACGGCATATATCAATATCAGTCATTTGATCATTTATTTTTGCGGCGCATTTGTCcgcggaattaaaatttcgacgcgaatacggagaaaatgcaatcactttattttttttaaaaatcatacttcattaaaaaatatatataattactaaaaaaaagtacattattataaaaataaaaaccggctTCTCACTCCTTGGATTCCTCGTCGCCAGTCCTCTCGCCGTCGGCGCCGCCGCCCCCCTCGTCGTCATCGTCCAACATCCCGTCGAACCTCAAATCGCGGCGCATACTGTCGAGGAGGGGCTTAAGCTTCCGCTTGTAATGGGGGTCGGTCGCttggcgccattcaaccatcgcacgtaacaaggtttcatgtgcggcgatgcgggcgaatgaggggttctcgggatcgttttgggggGTACTGTCGATTGAGCCTCGGCGGATCCGCTGGTGCTACCCCTCGACATCCGTGCCGCagacttttgcccaaccgggcgacggcggcggcccAACGATGTGGGTGTGAGGAACTCTGCCTCGGTGGGGGAGTTCCacggaaccagcactgctactgtactctccggaggcgctgatcttcgtccgcttcggccagccagattcatcacccgcagtgaacttgggCGAAGACTGCACCACAAGAAACACCGGCCAATacttgaattccccgaagccctTCTCAGCGTCGGGGAACTCATGATGAGCCAAGAGCTTCACATCCTtggcagacatgccgctggttgccgagctgaggttgtttgtgtaaatgccggcaaatcggctgagttGTCTCTGCAACCGTTCctactgtttccggcattgcacCGCGTTGTGCGCCTTCCCCCTTGCagtttgaactggaggtagctttggctaatgcgccaccacatccggtcgatgtgctggttcgccccGACGTATGAATCCTCCACTACATTGATCCACGTcttcgccagcgcgacgcactcgtccatgctccagacggtcctcttgttcccgctggatccctcccccacctcgCCTCCGTACACCGGGACGCCCCATCCCCTGCCCCTCATTCGCCCTGTCCTCCCTGCCCTCCCCGTCTCCGGTGGTGCGCTGGCGGGAGTATCCCAGATCGGagaaagccccaactcctcgaACGAGAACGTGTCGAcgccagtgaactgagtctcgagaggagagCTCGCcgggttgtccgtcgacagtaaatccataaagggccgatagacgttgtccaccggcgattgggggaccccctgcctactccccccgCAGCGACAGGCAACCCatgcatctggggcatcatccccggcatctggggcatcaaccctggcatttggggcatcatcccataccactgcgggtacatgttgtagtactcgGGCATCATTCCTGGTGGCATCTGAgactggggcatcatccccggcatttgagGCATCGCAGCGGACATCGGAGTACTCCCGCCGATGGAAAAATTGGGCGTCGGTGACTCGCTCGAGGTGGGAGAATCGCtctcgtggtgctccattgttgattcgaaagaaaggtatttttagagagagggagaaccttgttaatacaagtggtgcaaatgaaatgaagttcaacgggatgtatatataggaaccggaaaaaaaacatttaggccatgtttggttggcgggaaagtaaagttggcaaggaatatgattcctaggAAAATGAATCTCTAGAATATGATTcttaataactttactttcctgtgtttggaaaataccaagattttaaattttgtatttcatttaaacaccaaactaaagataaacttattattattttatttttaaaaagaataataatttttttaataaattattaattacaaatgacgacaattatattattattatatatattattatgatggatagtttaaatatgaatcattcatcacaatatataataatacaagtataattatagttacatggagtattataatcataaatgattataataataataatataataataattattattatttttattattattactactactattactattataatatttaaggatattataattaaataaattttataatttagaatttcactacgattttattaattattaatttctaaaataataattagtatttattacaatataatttatattatataattatattttaattatttaataagttattaattattattatgataataaaaattatatataaatattataatacaaagttataattatgatcattttaattatagttatttattattcttaaattaagtatggtttgtaatttaaaattatttgtaaaacaatgtaataataataataataataataataattaaatatgtaagaatcctaaaactaggaaaaagaatacctaaaaaAAGTTAGGATttagaatcctggaaagttgtactaactttccttgttcttgggattttgattactttcccaatttgattaaaaatcgaaacaaacacagaaatttaaaatttaaggaatcagattactttcccaggcagaatcctggcaaccaaacatggccttaatGAAAAAAACGGAATTCCGCGggcgtcaacgcaatggcggacgtctgcacggaattccccgcggaacaCCGCGGAACTGCGAATTACTTCGCGGAATTCCTTATCCGTGGaagggacgcacaatggcggacgtccgccacgaaATTCCCacacgccggtgggaattctgcgtggatgtccgccattgctgatgctcttagtgCATCCATGATAGATTGATAGTAATATCTTTTTTTCTCTTGCAAACGAGCATTTGATTCAATTTATAatgtttattaatttgaaatattttatccATCGAGTGatcaaaataattgaaaaggCACGTCGACTCATAACCAGATTCTTTTATGGATTGTTTAGGATGACTTAAGTTTTTGTATTAtgctaatttttaatttcattggTCATCTACCCTTCAATTATTTGGAAAGGATATACCTTCAtgctaatttttaatttcattggTCATCTACCTTCATTTTCTGAAAAGGATTTACCTTCACATCTTGGATCAATTGAATTCGATAATAGTCATAAAATTAtaacacaacaaaaaataaataaaacatccCCAACTTTTTTATTGTATCAGTACTGGATAAATAAGTAAAGTGAACGAAAATTGGCTTACCATTTTCTTATCAAATGTTCTATATGATAGACAATATATAATCTCAACATAATAAGCAAGAATGGgttgttagggttttgttttCATATTGCTTGAGAAGAAACATTAACCACGCAGAACATgtgaaaatagaagaaaattagtaaaaatatatagctataaatttatgaaaattaaagTGTTGAAACTTTGACTAAGCCGGAATACAACTAGAAACCATCTGCTGCTCACAGACTAACATCATCAAGCTtatgttttttttcaaaatagtTTACTATTCAATGTATTGAATTGGCCACAAGCAATTGAAGCATTAGTATTCTCTGTTAAATGTTACATGTTACTTCCTCCATCTATCATTTAAATAActcttttgtcattttagtttaTCAACAATTTATAGAATAATTTTGGTTTATCATTTAAATAACTATTTTGTCAAAAATTGGAATCGTGTAGAATCAcgttagggtgtccactataaggtggacacgcccaatagccccgccccagttttttgtccatagccccggatttttgtccatagccccaaaattctatttccgccactatagtggacacctccaatagcccctaaattttataatcaattttcattttaaaaataaaaaattttgcaCGCGTCGACCGCCGCGCCGGAAGCTGCGGTCACTAtgaccgccgcgcctataggcgcgcctcacccccaccagccgcgtcctcgccccgcacgcggcgAAGCCGTTTCCGCCCCCCCCCCCCGTCCTCAGGCGCGGCGGCCACCCCAGCCACTATGACCGCCGCGCCTCCCGCCTCGCCCCACACCCCTCTTCGGCGACCGCCGAGCCgctcccatagtggacactcttagaccAACCGCCCACCCATCTACGCTTGACATATGCCAAATTCTCTAATGTGAAAACATATAATCGCATTTTTGCACTAACTATCCCCACCAATCACCTCCTTCCACGTCTCCCATTTCTCGGTCAAGGTTAGATCTCGCGTCAAAGGATAATCACAAATACATGTCTCCATTTCTGACAAATATAGATCGAGTAAAAGGGCATTTTGGGAAATTCGGCGTCTCCCGAGATAGATATAAAATTCTTCCAGCACAACCAACACGTCCGAATCTCGTGACACATTGTTTGGCCTCCTTTCTATAGTAGTTACTTCAACCTCACCTATACAGCCACATTTTCACGACCCAAATTTCCTAATCATTTCTTTCCCcaatctctctatatatatagttaAGGTTAGGCCTCAAATCACAAGTTAGAATCATTCTATAATTCTATTCAGCTCTGAGGCGCCAAGGTGTGTGTAATCATAATTTCCAATTCCTCGATGGATCACAACACgatcatcaacaacaacaacgaCGAAAACAACAGCTTCGACGAGGATGCGTATAGAGGGGTAGGGATTCACAGCCAAGTCACGAAAGTGAAGCTGGAGATGGAGAAGATCAATCGGCTCGCGATGCAGCAGCCGGAGGCGCGGCCGGCCCTTCGCGGGACGAACCGCCAGCACCACCGCTCCCGCTCGCCACTTGGTTTAGCCCAGAGGCCGATTTCTGTCGGCAAttagtagtatatttatataGGACTATGTATTTTCATGTCTCTCTATATAGATGGTTTAGTTATATTCTATATGTGGCATATCTCTGGTTCAGACATAACTAGTTTTCTTGTTTAGGTACCCCTTTTGTGTCTTCACATGTACATACATACTTCTTGTACAAAATACAGCAATAGAGCCTTTACTTTCTtcccttttgttctttttgtttgttcttgatttctctctctctcaccatCTTGAGGTTGGGGTGAATTAGGCGGAGCTTGTGTGTTAGGAATCAGAACtaatttttgaaaagttttctAGTTGGAGCTTTTTGTGTTAGGAATCATACCTAACTTTCAAAAGTCTCTTATCTTTTTTAAAATACTGTATCATCTTTTTGTTAAATTCCAATTAAGATTAAGTttgaaaataatattccatACATATGAAGACGACGATTTTAAGATAATTTTAGGTATCTTATTACTTTTCAAATCAAAGTTCTTTTTACAAACTCCACACGAAGAATTTGGAATCTATCGATTATTGAGAGGCGACTGTTTCCTGCGACGAAAGCTGCCTCACTTTGTTGGTGAAATTCCTCATGGCGTCAATGATGAGAGACTTCTTCTGGATTCTGTACCGGACGGCTAGCTCTGTCGTCAGAGAGACTGTCTGTTCGAGCAGGGGCTCGTCTTCCATGATCTTCGTGGGGAAATGCTGCAGAGCGATTACACAGAGAGCGATGATGGTGCGGAAAACGGCTGCCTCATTTGATATCCCTAGAGGAGCCTCTGCTGTTACAGATTTCAGCGTCTTCATATCCACCGCTTCTACTGCTTCTCTGTCGTTGCAGAGGAGGACTCTCAACGCGCCCAGGAGTCTGTCCTCAGCAAGCTCTGATCCTCCGATCCTCACCTTCCAAGAACAAACGACTAATAACGTCAAAAATGAAGCTTACCTGGTTAAACCTGCACATGAGTTCTCCAAAAATTAGGTTTTAACAAGGCCTAGCCCCTATGATATTCCACGCATACCTTGAGGTCCGGATTTTCGCCATCTAAGTTTAGTTGGCGAAGAACTTGTTGCTGCCATGGCGCTGGAGAGGAGAAGTTTGTAGACGAAACTACAGCAGCCATGCTTGCAGCATCAAGAAGTTCTGGGTCGTATTTGAGTTCAATACAATCATACGGGTTAGAGGGAATGACAAACCCGTAATCTAGAAGAAACAAATCATTGTTCAAGCAGCCGTAGTTCAGCTCTAATGGTTCA from Salvia splendens isolate huo1 chromosome 15, SspV2, whole genome shotgun sequence encodes the following:
- the LOC121767238 gene encoding actin-histidine N-methyltransferase-like isoform X1 — protein: MKLGLRLLQERAKKGSFWWPYISNLPETSSVPIFFPGEDIKNLQYAPLLQQVNKRCRFLLEFDKLVRDALENVKLDDHPFGGQEIDASALGWAMSAVSSRAFRLYGSKRPDGTHDDAPMLLPLIDMCNHSFKANAKIVQEKEASNENMLVKVIAGTQIKQNEPLELNYGCLNNDLFLLDYGFVIPSNPYDCIELKYDPELLDAASMAAVVSSTNFSSPAPWQQQVLRQLNLDGENPDLKVRIGGSELAEDRLLGALRVLLCNDREAVEAVDMKTLKSVTAEAPLGISNEAAVFRTIIALCVIALQHFPTKIMEDEPLLEQTVSLTTELAVRYRIQKKSLIIDAMRNFTNKVRQLSSQETVASQ